CGTCGGTCCACTCGACAAACGCGACTTCGCATACGAGTTGGGGTTTGAGCCAGCGGCACTCTTTCATCTTTTCTTTCGTCAGCGGTTCTCCCCATCGGGAGCCCTTTTTCTGCGGCAGATTTGCAAACGGGCAATCGTTCGCCGCCAGCCCTTTGAACTGCCGAAAAACCTCTTTGCGCAAGCGCGCGACGAACCCGTCCTTCACTTTAGCGACGAAGTGAAGCGCCTTATTTTCATAAAGGCCGACCAGCAGCGAATCAAAGTTCGCCGCACCGGGAACATAACCGCCGATGACGAATTCCTGTCGCCGATCGCTGCGTCGCTTGATCCACGCTCCCGAGCGCTCTCCCGCCTCGTAGAGAGATCCGCTGCGCTTACCGACAACGCCTTCCAAACCCAACTTCGACACCGCTTTCAAGACCTGTCCGGGCGAGCCCGGCAAGAGCGGTGAAAGCCGCAACAGCTCAGAGGCATTAGACATAACTCCGGCGAGGCGCTGGCGCCGTTCTTCCAAAGGGCTCCGTTGCAAGTCGTCTCCGTTGTCGTGCAACAGGTCGAAGGCGTAGAAATAAATCGCGTCCGGGTTCGCCTGGTTGTTCTGCAACAGTTGGAAGGATGGCCGGTCGTGACGGTCAAGCGCGACAATCTCGCCGTCGATGGCAAAATTGCCCGGCAGATCTCCGAAAGCCCTAACCAGTTGTGGAAAGCGATCGTTGAACTTCTTTTGATTGCGCGAGAGAAGCCGGACTTCGTCCGCCTCCTTCAAAGCCATGCACCGATACCCGTCAAACTTCATCTCGTAAAGCCATTCGCCGGTAGCC
This is a stretch of genomic DNA from Terriglobia bacterium. It encodes these proteins:
- the ligD gene encoding non-homologous end-joining DNA ligase, translating into GKMHLVLKGEKLDGEWILVKDKREPESNRWLLIKAGKSMKPISDRVDDRSALTKRSMTAITRDNDAQWQSHRPASSGKKWNKRPAKAARPVFVEPMKCKPVTDLPATGEWLYEMKFDGYRCMALKEADEVRLLSRNQKKFNDRFPQLVRAFGDLPGNFAIDGEIVALDRHDRPSFQLLQNNQANPDAIYFYAFDLLHDNGDDLQRSPLEERRQRLAGVMSNASELLRLSPLLPGSPGQVLKAVSKLGLEGVVGKRSGSLYEAGERSGAWIKRRSDRRQEFVIGGYVPGAANFDSLLVGLYENKALHFVAKVKDGFVARLRKEVFRQFKGLAANDCPFANLPQKKGSRWGEPLTKEKMKECRWLKPQLVCEVAFVEWTDAGNLRHAKFIAMRDDKPAREVVRET